In Phyllopteryx taeniolatus isolate TA_2022b chromosome 13, UOR_Ptae_1.2, whole genome shotgun sequence, the following are encoded in one genomic region:
- the gpx2 gene encoding glutathione peroxidase 2, with amino-acid sequence MAFIAKTFYDLKATTLEGDPVDFNVYRGRVVLIENVASLUGTTGQDFSQLKQLQSKYPHRLVVLAFPCNQFGYQENCSNGEILNSLQHVRPGGGFQPNFTIFEKCDVNGVNTHPVFAYLKEKLPYPGDDPNSLMQDPKFLVWSPVSRTDISWNFEKFLIAPEGEPFKRYSRKFPTVDIEPDIQRLLKLTKS; translated from the exons ATGGCGTTCATCGCAAAGACATTCTACGACCTGAAGGCCACCACGCTGGAGGGCGACCCGGTGGACTTCAACGTGTACCGTGGGCGGGTGGTGCTGATAGAGAACGTGGCGTCACTCTGAGGCACCACCGGCCAGGACTTCAGCCAGCTCAAGCAGCTCCAGAGCAAGTACCCCCATCGACTGGTGGTCCTGGCCTTCCCCTGTAACCAATTTGGGTATCAG GAGAATTGTAGCAATGGTGAGATCCTAAATTCTCTGCAGCACGTGCGTCCAGGCGGAGGATTCCAGCCCAACTTCACCATCTTCGAGAAGTGCGACGTCAATGGAGTAAACACACATCCCGTCTTTGCATATCTCAAAGAAAAACTCCCCTATCCCGGCGATGACCCCAACTCACTCATGCAGGACCCCAAATTCCTGGTTTGGAGTCCCGTCAGCAGGACCGACATATCTTGGAACTTTGAGAAATTCCTCATAGCGCCTGAGGGAGAGCCGTTTAAAAGATACAGCAGAAAGTTCCCCACCGTTGACATTGAGCCTGACATTCAACGATTGttaaaattaaccaaaagttaA
- the LOC133488075 gene encoding ras-related protein Rab-15-like isoform X2, producing the protein MMHFSLLTQCGVDFKMKTLEMDGIKVRVQIWDTAGQERYQTITKQYYRRAQGIIFVYDITSETSFQHIVKWATDVDEYAPDKVQRILVGNKSDEEPRRRVTREEGSKLAERYGMDFFETSASTSNNIDKSFKRVTELVLQAHKRDVDNLLGSLDEYLNKAGLDENGQDKIGSIRRVCGCARIF; encoded by the exons ATGATGCACTTCTCTTTGCTGACGCAATGTG GTGtggattttaaaatgaaaacgcTAGAAATGGATGGAATCAAGGTGCGGGTACAAATATG GGACACGGCCGGTCAAGAGCGCTATCAGACCATTACCAAACAGTACTACAGGCGTGCACAG GGTATCATCTTTGTTTACGACATCACATCTGAGACCTCCTTTCAGCACATAGTCAAGTGGGCCACCGACGTGGATGAG TACGCACCAGACAAGGTACAGAGGATTTTGGTAGGAAACAAATCGGACGAAGAGCCAAGGAGGCGAGTGACGAGGGAAGAAGGAAGCAAG CTGGCAGAAAGGTATGGAATGGATTTTTTTGAGACCAGCGCATCCACGAGCAACAACATCGACAAG TCATTCAAACGAGTGACAGAGCTGGTGCTGCAGGCTCACAAGAGAGATGTGGATAACCTGCTAGGATCTCTGGATGAGTATTTAAACAAGGCCGGGCTGGACGAAAACGGTCAAGATAAAATCGGCAGCATTCGGAGAGTTTGTGGCTGTGCCAGAATCTTTTGA
- the LOC133488075 gene encoding ras-related protein Rab-15-like isoform X1, whose product MAKQYDILFRILLLGDSGVGKTCMLRRFTDKEFDTGHISTIGVDFKMKTLEMDGIKVRVQIWDTAGQERYQTITKQYYRRAQGIIFVYDITSETSFQHIVKWATDVDEYAPDKVQRILVGNKSDEEPRRRVTREEGSKLAERYGMDFFETSASTSNNIDKSFKRVTELVLQAHKRDVDNLLGSLDEYLNKAGLDENGQDKIGSIRRVCGCARIF is encoded by the exons ATGGCTAAACAGTACGACATTTTGTTCCGGATTCTCCTACTCGGGGATTCGGGGGTCGGCAAGACTTGTATGCTGCGTCGCTTCACGGACAAAGAGTTCGATACTGGACATATCTCCACTATTG GTGtggattttaaaatgaaaacgcTAGAAATGGATGGAATCAAGGTGCGGGTACAAATATG GGACACGGCCGGTCAAGAGCGCTATCAGACCATTACCAAACAGTACTACAGGCGTGCACAG GGTATCATCTTTGTTTACGACATCACATCTGAGACCTCCTTTCAGCACATAGTCAAGTGGGCCACCGACGTGGATGAG TACGCACCAGACAAGGTACAGAGGATTTTGGTAGGAAACAAATCGGACGAAGAGCCAAGGAGGCGAGTGACGAGGGAAGAAGGAAGCAAG CTGGCAGAAAGGTATGGAATGGATTTTTTTGAGACCAGCGCATCCACGAGCAACAACATCGACAAG TCATTCAAACGAGTGACAGAGCTGGTGCTGCAGGCTCACAAGAGAGATGTGGATAACCTGCTAGGATCTCTGGATGAGTATTTAAACAAGGCCGGGCTGGACGAAAACGGTCAAGATAAAATCGGCAGCATTCGGAGAGTTTGTGGCTGTGCCAGAATCTTTTGA